In the Pyrolobus fumarii 1A genome, one interval contains:
- a CDS encoding thioredoxin family protein, protein MLRLHQGEGLGLLRLTSKSELDRVIRGSRFALVVFTGLACPACEMYKPVLEKLAELVGKDMPVVEYVVDYDPEPALELGIMGTPTTVVYVDGKPVEGFVGAVDLPDLLEFLAKVASKSDKQLAEKLEKLAEKVKPLYGGLYW, encoded by the coding sequence GTGTTGCGGCTTCACCAGGGAGAGGGATTGGGGTTACTAAGGCTTACATCGAAATCCGAACTTGATCGGGTCATACGCGGGTCTCGGTTCGCTCTTGTGGTCTTCACGGGTCTAGCATGCCCGGCCTGTGAGATGTACAAGCCCGTACTCGAGAAGCTAGCGGAGCTCGTGGGCAAGGATATGCCCGTTGTAGAGTACGTCGTTGACTACGATCCTGAGCCCGCTCTAGAGCTTGGCATTATGGGGACTCCAACGACGGTGGTATATGTCGACGGTAAGCCGGTAGAGGGATTCGTTGGCGCCGTGGATCTTCCCGACCTTCTCGAGTTTCTCGCCAAGGTGGCGTCCAAGAGTGACAAACAGCTAGCAGAGAAGCTCGAGAAGCTTGCTGAGAAGGTCAAGCCCCTCTATGGCGGTCTCTACTGGTAG